The genomic stretch AGAAGGTCATAGGTTCAAAACCCAGGGTAGGCAGAGCGGTAAACCACTGGGCCCTttacccccaattgctccaggaactggctgGCCCTGCATTCTGAAAAACGTGCACTGCTGTGGATTAAGTAAATAAACATAAGGTCCATGATGTGAGAGTAATTGAGCTGAATGCGACCCTGTCCTGGTAACATCAAGCCGTGGGATCTGTGTTTAAAACACAGTCTCATTCCTGCAGCCCATAGCCCCCCTGTCGCTGGTGCTGTGTGTGAGTGCTTGCTTGGCTAATCGCTCGTAAATGTGCAGGATCGCTGGCCGTCCTGCCAACTTCTGTTGCTTCAGCAAACACACCCGCACACATCAAAACATACTTCTCAGAAGGGCTGATCTGCTTTTTGATCTCTCTCTGACCTGATGCCCAGACtgcttggtgtgtgtgtgtgtgtgtgtgtgtgtgtgtgtgtacacacgcatgcacgcgtTCACCCTGTATCATGTGGGCTAACTCCAGGTTTCCTTGTTAGTTAAgttgattaattaattagaaACATGACGTATTGCTTTGTACGTAAACTGATCCTGGTGTGAACCCACTCTATGatcatccatgcatccatccatccatccattttctgtacccacctGTCCTTTTTTGGGGTTACTGGGATCTGGCGCCTATCCCAGAGGCAATGGGCACAAgccagggaacaacccaggatggggcaccaaaccatcacagggcgcattcacacaccattcacacctatgggcaatttggtaacctTGGCCTGTTTTTGAACTGGGGGGAGTAggaaccccacaatgacacagggagaacatgcaaactccacacacgcagcagagactcgaaccctgatcACACTAcagtgaggtgacagtgctgccCAATGTGCTGCCCGTTGTGCGTAATAATTTACAGTTTATTTAGCAGCCACTTAACTGAAATAACGTACGACTATGAAACCAGGGTCAGACGTCCTGTGAGCAAATGGGGCTTAAGGGCCTCTCAGGGCACCCAGCGGCCGAAACACTGCTGATACTGGGATTTGAACGAGTGTCCTTACCCATGGAGTCGCACCCCTCCCCACATGCACTATTCATTCCTCAGCCCTCTCTTTACCTTgggatctcccccccccccccccaaattcccAGTTAATGACGACAGACCCCCATCCTCCTCTCCCCAAGCTGTCCGTTTGCCAGTGTGAGTACCCTGTACCCCTCCTCTGTGCTGATTTCGGGATTGCAGGATACCTGCCCCATTAAATGTCTCTTCCCCTTATCCTGAGTGCTGTGCCCTTTGTTGCCCCCTATAGCTTGGGAGAGGTGAGGGGAGAGCAGACAGCCGCACAGTCTATGTAGGACACGGAGCCTGGAGTCCTGCCCAGCCATTCACCCCGCCCAGATACTGTGACAACAGGATTGTGTCGTCCAAGGTATGGAGCGCCCTCTGCAGGTGGGGTGATGAGCTGCTTCTTCATGTGCAGTTAATGAACATGCTGTAATACACACTAGTGTTGTCATGATACCAAATTATGACCTCTATAGTTACCACTTTTTTGTTCTGTGAAATTTTTACTTGAGTTAAAGTACTGGAGTACTTGCTTTTAAATACTTAAATATTCAaaagtacattttctttttaatgtaaatGCATTGCTGTATTGTTGCCTTAATGCATTGACAGAACTCAATTACTCTGAACCAGCCTACTAAATGCACCGACTTGCTTGTAGAAGCTGTAGAATAAAAAGTTTGTGGAATATGATACAATGCATATAGAAACACAATTCAATCGGAAAGAGCAGAGCCATCgccatttttatttcattttttaacacCCCCACCTCTACCAAACAGCATGGTAGTGACACAgttttggctgtgtgtgtgtgtgtgtgtgtatgtgtgtgttcatgtatatgtacatgcatgcatCAGGCAGACAGTGTAATTGCTGTGGATGCAACTTcctcagaaaataaaaaaataaataaaatagccGACCTACCTTCAAATCCACACCCTTAGCTTTATAACTGCCCAACAACAACTTGACTGACAGCATAGGAACAGTTTACTGCGATTGTGTTgcattttagaaaagaaaatTCCTCCACTGATTTGAGTAACGAGAACCTTCACAGAAATGCCGTGCGATCAGAAGTTCAATATTTTGAATGTAGTAAAAGTCATTAGTTTCCCAAAAAGCTGATACTCAAAGTACAGATACTCAAAAAATGTACACAAGTACAGTACTCAAGTAACTGTACTTTGTTCCTGTCCACCTCTGTGTAATAGTGTAATTAGTATTGATATTAAAGAAATCAGTATGTTTAGTACCGGCACATTAAAAAATGTGGCACCTTTTCAGTACCTGGATCCCatactaacacacacacacacacactatatacgtaaccaaacaaagttagttaccaaacaaaatatgagacttttggcatttttaattttttgattacattcacagatctttgtggggaaaatagtccccacaatgtgatataaacctaatacacacacacactttctctctctctctctctccctccctctcacaTAGTTTAAACCTTGGATTTATTAAAGCACAATGATTTTCTTTGTGCTGTTTAATGTTAGTATGACGAGGCTGTTTTCAGTTCCCCTGCTCTGCTGTCTGGCTGTCTTCCTTTCCCTCTTCCCTTTTTCATGCTTCCTGCACCATTTTGTATGAATatatacaatacaatataatagATTGCCACACACTCTTGTCAAGCACCTTGGagtgtgaaaggcgctatatgaAATTTGGTATTGAACTGAGATGGGGCTGCACTAAATTTTCTTAAATTTAGATGAATTTGAAAAGggaaggatttaaaaaaaaaaaaaaaaaaacattgaaatgGACTACAATGGTTGCTTCCGTAAATCAGGAAGGTATGATATGCTTTGTTTTCAGGCTGTGGTTATACCACAGAGTGGCAGTAAAGATATGGGGAGGAGGGACATCAGACCGACAAAGGTCTGTGGTTCttcacagtgggggggggggtgtcaaaaAATAAACAGGCTGCACAAGAATGCATTGGAAACACCCTGATGAGGTGGAAAGGTCTGTTACTTATGGCTGCTCAGTTGTTTGGAAGAAATGTAGGTATTTCAAACAACATAGCACTTCTTATTAAACTTACAATAAGGTAAAGGCTTTCTTTTACAAGGTTACAAAGCTTTTATTTTGCAaggttattttaaaaagtgtgcagttttattttacaatacTGACTGGGTCATGTTTAGTCTCCTAGGTGTTTGGGAATGTTCTCCGTCAACATTGATACATTCCTGGACACTGTGACACAGTTAAACACACAAATCCCTGTTAGCATCAATGTCCACAAATGCCCCTTAAGTTCTTTCACTGCGTGGGGCTTCCTCTCAAAAACCTTCTCCTTtactacgcccccccccccccgccaaaaaaaaaagtccatgaGTATCAGGTCAAGTGAATGTGGTGGCCAGTCAATGCTGCCACGTCCGCCGATCCCACGCCGTGGAAAGGTGTTGTCAAAACTGTATAcctacttttaaaaataactttgtaaaataaaaactttagaagttttattactttgtgaAATACAAGAAGTATACTTAGGTTTGGCCCACCCtgtacaataacatcagaatattagggagctgcagcgccTCACCCAGGCGTCCCTGGCTCCTGCGGGCCACCCTGTGGGACACCTCTCCACCTTCAGTGTTACTCTGATGCACGCTCTCAcgccctctctctccccctctctccctctttctgtacCTCTCATACACACATCATTCTGAGATGTGCAGGTCTGTGCAACGCCGACCTGTCAGTGAGACTCGTTTGGGAAGTGCTGAGGCGTTGGGGTGGGGTCATGGTGACAGATGTATTGTGCTTGCTGTAGATCCTACTTCAGTCCTCAGGCATGACTGTCTGATTGCGGCCCAAATTACTGTCAGTCAAATTCTCAAAGGGGGTGTTGGGCAGAGTCACACCAACtgaagtctgtgtgtgtgtgtgtgtgtgtgtgtgagatgtaAACAACCCTGACCCCACTAAGGAGCAGATGGCTCTGTGACACTTCAGTGAAATCCCTGAGATGTGACTGCGCCGTGTGGCTCAGCAGTATAGGACGCTGGGTCTCTCATCCGAAGGtcgtcagttcaaatcccagggtcagcagagcatggccctcactccccccccccctcagttgTGTGTTACATAAAGGCATCtgctaatttaataaaatataaatattgtacacATATGCAGAGACCCCACAGAGCATGAATATGCGTCACGCATCACGCCTTCTGATAACATCTGCAGAGTCTCTTCCTGTTTTAacttatttttgattttttttcccttcttgtCACTTTTCTCAATCTAAACTGCCTTTtaatgcgttttttttattttcttgcagtACACGTTGTGGAATTTCCTGCCAAAGAACCTGTTTGAGCAATTCAGGAGAATCGCCAACTTCTACTTCCTCATCATATTCCTGGTGCAGGTGGGTGGCTGGGCAGtcttgtgggggtggggggggggggtgagcttcAGGTAGGGGTCAGGCAGTGCGGTTGGTCCCTGAGATACGGCCCTGAGGTTACCTCGGCTTCTCTCGGCTCCTCTCACGGCTCCTCGGGTCGCTGAGAAGGTCACGATGTAGGGGGCGCCCTTCCGACCCATTTCCGACAGCCTTCCATGGTTGGGTGACGATGACAGTTGTCACCATCCGGTGCCATTTCCTCAGGAGCGCTCAACGTTTCCCTTTTGTATGGGTGGGTCCTTTCGAGGTGGAGTCCAATGTGTAGCCGTGAGAAATGCAGGCCGGAAAGTACTGGAAGCTCCTTGTCGGAGGCACCCCAGCGGGTCCCATTTATCACTGTGCAGAGCGGAGCCCTCTTCTGTGTGACTGAACTACAAGCAGAAGAGCAACTCTTGGACTGATCTGCCAGGTGCTGTCAGAAGACCAGCGGAACTAGCAAAGAACCGGTAGATACTAAGCAGGCTGCCCGCGGTTCCAGTTTGACGCAGCCACATAAACTCTTTGGTGGATCCTCCAGATGTTCTCCAGGTTCTTTCAGAGCCTTCTGTCCGTCGTGCCCAGTCTCTCCATTGTCAGAACTCGCCGGGGGggctgattggttaattgtgtgtgtgtgtctgtgtgtgtgtggggctcCTTGTAGACAGGGCGTCTGATCTCAGCACTTTCTGGCTGCGTCTCTTTGCGTCGTTGATCACAGGATAGCGCTGAGATGCACTTCATCCATTTATTACATGGAAAAATGATGCACTTTGTTTCTGCTGCACCCACCCCAGACCTGGCTCAGATGAGTGCTCTGTTCTGCTTAATGGACTTACTGCACATCAAGGAGTcaggcctggggagggggggggctattGGATCCGGTGATGCCTTGTCTGTGAGCTGGGGTCCTTTCTGACCCCCCACTGACCCAGTCAGACACCTCTGCTAGTTCTGTCTGTGTGGCCAGTCTGTTAACACACAGTGGGAAGCAGGCCTACAGTGCTTAAATCCCAGGCCCTGGACAAATTAACTTCAATCGGGCCCCCATGATGCGTAACTCCTccccccttggcccctgtggaGATGGTAAGGCCCGCAGGTCTGTGACCAGGGAGACCTGCAGGTTCACCGCTGTCTTTAGGGTTgtcctgtgtgtcctgtgacgCATCCTGCTTCCTCCTAAGAGGTCGGAGTTTCCGTTATTTCCTGGGTGAATTCGGTGACAGAGAGCGAGACTGGTGGCCATGTAGCAGCACAGGAAGCTGGCTGTCAGTGAGCTGGCTACCTCCTATAGCCACTTTGAGTGGCCAGATAAGGATCAGCCATCAGAGACAGGAAGTGTGGGTAGAttgggtggtgtgtgtgtgtgtgtgtgtgtgtgtgtgtgtgtgtgtgtgtgtgtgtgggtagattgggtggtgtgtgtgtgtgtgtgtgtgtgtgtgtgtgtgtgtgtgtgtgtgagagagactaAAAATGTCCTGTGCtttgtttggttaattatggttatggttgggCCTGGGTCAGGGTGAAAGATGCCATCGATGGGATTAGGGGTTTTTGcatagaaaatgaatgaacggtccccacaaagatatgaatacaaatatgtgtttgtgtgtgtgagagagagagagagagacattcACAGCGGTTCGTGGCTATGTTCTCTAGGCATGTACAGCATGTTTGATGCGTGTTGCTGATGACAGTGAACACCATAATAATGAATCCCGTGATCCTGGCCTGACACCTGAAACAAATAAGAAAACCAAGTACCGGATAGGGAGCAAAGATGTGGGCTCTCTGGCTTCCTTGGGGATTGGGTTGAGAAGCACTGGATTAGGacgggtggatggatggaataataaGTGATTTATTGGTAAGTAGTTTTTTATTCGACTTTAAGAAGTCCTTCTATGATTCAGACCCCCCCGTCACCCTGCAGGTCATCGTGGACACGCCCACCAGCCCCGTTACCAGCGGCCTGCCCCTGTTCTTTGTCATCACAGTGACCGCCATCAAACAGGTAAGCCCACACAGCCCCCCGCCGGCCCTCTTCCTGCTGGGGGGCGGGTCAGAGTCTCTCCGCAGGGCGTCGCTGTTAagcacccccccctcctcagaaGGCGGCCTTCCCAGTCGGGCCGGGTCTCCGTTTGCTGCGCCTGCTtagcagttcagttcagttcccTGCTAACATGTAACAcacctcttcccccccccccccccccgcccagggCTTTGAGGACTGGCTGCGTCACAAGGCTGACAACGAGGTGAACAAGTACCCAGTGACAGTGCTGGATGGTGGTCGAAGCACACGCAAGGAGAGCGAGAAGATCAGGGTACGCAGATCAGTGGTCCATCTCAGATGTTTTtctcatgtgtgtgtgcgtgcggacGTGTggacgtgtgtgtgcgtgcagggGCAGCCCAACCCTTTTTGGGGCCCTAAGCATAATTTCATTAACCTAGTTTGTCGTTTGTCATCTTCCCtcccattctgacaggctgaGCTGATGggggggccccctggtggccgctGGGCTCTAAGCAGCCTCTTAGTTTGCTTATGCCCTAGAAGGCCCTGCGTGTGCAGACAGGCGTGTATGGCTGTGCGTGTGCAGACAGGCGTGTATggctgtgcatgtgcatgtgctgCCTCTTTCCACTATGACGTTAAAGTTTCTCCACACTGCTCTGACCCAAACTCCTCCGGGGTTTGAGGTAAAGGTGACTGCACTTATGGTGGGAGTCTTTAAAGTAGCTGGTATGAAGCAGCTGAGTGGGCTTTAAACTTATGACCACATGGTGCCTAGGTAGGGGACGTGGTGGAGGTGCTGGAGGATGAGACCTTCCCCTGTGACCTGGTCCTGCTGCAGTCCAGTCGTGATGACGGCACCTGCTATGTCACCACAGCCAGCCTGGACGGGGAATCTAACCACAAGGTGAGGGGCCCATctaggctgcccccccccccaggcagtcTGCAGTGATCTGATGTCCCCCCCACTCTCTTGCAGACACATTACACAGTGCCTGACATAGAGACAGACCTACAACTGCTCAATGCCACCTTAGAATGTGAACAACCTCAGCCAGACCTTTATAAGTAAGTATGTGTGTCTGCGCATGTGTGTTACTGTGTCtcactctgtctgtgtgtgcgtgactctgtgtgtgtgtgtgcgtgtctgtctctgtgtgtgcgtgtctctgtgtgcgtGACTCTGTGTCTCTGTTGCTGTGCACGCTTTCATTTGGGTTGGCCTCCCTCCTCAGGTTTGTCGGACGGATGTACATCAGGAGAGAAGGCCAGGAACCTGCAGTGCGGTGAGTTCTTGTGCTGCCTCTTTGGGCTCAGACAATCGGACCGAACCCCCCAGCACAACGATCTGCTTTTGTTGTCCTGATGGTTTCCCTTGGTTCACTTCCTGTTCCTGAGTCTACACTGTAGGCAGTGAGCTGCTCTTTGTTCATTCTTTGGCAAATTCCCATAAACCCCAGGTCTCCATTTTCACACCCCTTCACCCATGAATTACTTCTCCATCTGTACTTTATTGATCCATAACTCCAGAGGAGAGTTACAGTAAGGGAGGTGCAGCATCTGCTTTGGAGGGCAATCAGTAATGCTCCCCATAAATGTCAGGGCTGCCTGCtctatggtgggggggggggggggagaggaggagCCAGATTTAACACCAGGACGTCCTCTGAGCCGATGCCCCCTCGCCGGTCTTGTTCTCCTTCCTTAGGTCCCTTGGGCCTGAGAATTTACTCCTGAAAGGAGCGACGCTGAAGAACACCAGTAAAATTTCTGGTGAGTGAGTTTCATTTCTGGTTTGAGGTGCTACTGCTAGTTATAATTCTCCTACAGGATGTGTTCCAGCCCTCCTCCCTGCCCCTGTTGTCCCCACCCCTATTTCAGTTACCCCCCTCTCCCATTTTGGTTGGCCCCTCCACCATAACGGTTGGCCCGTCCTCCATATCAGTTGGCCCCTCCCCTGACACTGACGGCCCCTCCCCTGACACTGACGGCCCCTCCCCTGACACTGACGGCCCCTCCCCTGACACTGACGGCCCCTCCCCTGACACTGACGGCCCCTCCCCTGACCCTGATGGCCCCTCCCCTGCTGGAGGTCTGTACTGCTGTGAACCCCCTCATGCCTGCTctcactctccccccccccccccccccccccatccaggtgTGGCTGTTTACACTGGCATGGAGACCAAGATGGCGCTGAACTATCAGGGGAAGTCCCAAAAGCGCTCTGTGGTGGAGAAGTAAGGGCGGCATGACTGCTGGGGGTGCGGCTGCTTGTCAAATGGGGGCCGTGCACCGCCATGCGCACCACCCACGTGTCTGTGTTCCCATCCAGGTCTATCAATTGCTTCCTCGTGGTGTATCTGTGCATCCTGCTGAGCAAAGCCCTGGTCTGCACCACCCTCAAGTATGTGTGGCAGAGACAGCCAGGGCAGGACGAGCCTTGGTACAACCAGAAGACTCAGAAGGAGAAGGACACTGATTTGGTGAGGCTTTAGCTTCTTGTGGTCAATGACAAGAATCACTGGAGTTAGCGATGGGAAACGAGCGCAGGTCTGTGGTCGGGTCCTGATTGGACTGGGTCACCGCTGCTCCTCCCTCGCTGCCCTGGCTGCGTGTCACACTCTGACACTAACCAACTCTTCTTCACCTTCTCCATGTTGCAGTACCTGAAGATGTTCACAGACTTCCTCTCCTTCATGGTGCTCTTCAACTTCATTATCCCGGTGTCCATGTACGTCACTGTGGAGATGCAGAAGTTCCTGGGCTCTTCATTCATCACCTGGGACAGGGATTTCTATGACCCACAGATCCAGGAGGGGGCGCTGGTCAACACGTCGGATCTCAACGAGGAACTAGGCCAGGTCAGGGAGCCCACTGATATGTTGTTTTTATGAGATTTGGGGTTTGGCAATGGGAGGTTAGTGTGTTGCTTTGTTAATTGCCTGTGTTATTAGCGTGTTGTGTACCAAGGTATGCTGCAGGGCCTATGCAAATTCCATTATCGGCCTGCAGGTggagcatgtgttcactgacaAGACGGGGACCCTCACCCAGAACAACATGGAATTCATAGAGTGCTGCATTGATGGCTTCCAGTACAAGTACGGCAACTGTGCCTCTGAGCTGGATGGCTTCTGCGTGGAGGATGGACCCGTGAACAAGCTGCAGCGCAAGGCGGGGAGGGTACGTCCTGCTGGACTGTGGGTGCTGCGTGTGCCGCTActatgcggggggggggggggcctggatTAATGGAAAAATGGGGCAAATAAGCAGAATGACGTGAATAGTGATGCTTGACATTGGATGTGGTGCAGCACAAGTGAAcagctgtctctgtctgtctgtctgtctgtctccgtCTGCGTCTGCGTCTGCCTGCCCATCCCCAGGAGAGAGAGGAGCTCTTCCTGCGAGCCCTGTGCTTGTGCCACACGGTGCAGGTGAAGGAGCCGGGGCCGGGCTTGGGGCCTGTGGACCAGGTGGACGCAGCCGGAGCGGTGGAAGAGCGCGGCTTCATCGCCTCCTCGCCGGATGAGGTGGCCCTCGTCAAGGGCGCCATGAGGTACAGCTGCCTGACTGGGCCCCTGTGAGCTTCCTCCTGCGCTGTCATGGTGGGGCTCATGGCTATGGTTTGGTTTCTCCTAGGTTTGGATTCAGCTTCCTGGGTTTGGACtgtatgaaaatgaaaatacagaACAGGAATAAGGAGATAGAGGAGTAGGTGTTGCTGGGGACTCCCTTTGACCTCTATATCAAAGGTCTGTTGGCTGTCTGGGGTCTTACTGGCAACATCCTGCTCTCCGCTTGTGTTACAGGTACGACTTACTGCACGTATTGAACTTTGACCCAGTTCGACGCCGCATGAGCGTCATTGTGAAAAGCGAAGCGGGTAAGTCGGGGGCCCCTTTGTGGCCAGGAGGGTTATCACACCGCTGCGGTATCACAGTTTCCCTCACTGACCTACCATTTCCTTCCAGGGGAGACGCTCTTGTTCTGTAAGGGGGCGGACGTGTCCATTTTCCCACGTGTCAGAGAGGAGGAGGTCATGCGGATCCGGACCCACGTGGAGCGTAACGCCACGGTCGGAActgaacccccacccccccttcccccaatgAGCTTGGCTGTGTGCCTCCTGCCGTTTGCACAATCTCACCCCCATGCCCTCCCCATACAGGAGGGGTACCGGACTCTGTGTGTAGCCTACAAGCAGCTGAGTACAGAGGCGTTTGCACAGGCAGATGCCAGCCTCAGAGAGGCACGGCTGGCACTGCAAGACCGTGAGGAGAAGCTCCTGAACATCTACGACCAGTTGGAGACGGGCATGAATCTAATCGGAGCCACCGCTGTGGAGGACAGGTCTGCACCCTACTGACAGTCTTGCTGAGCGTGCCCGGACGTGACGGCTGATCTCTAACATGCCTACTGAGCGTGCCCGGACGTGACGGCTGATCGCTAACATGCCTACTGAGCGCGCCCGGACATGATTCTTCATGTCCAAGTGATTTTTATTTGTAGCTCATCTTTTATTATAAGCTCATCAAAGCAGTAGATACAGCCCCCTTTTGGATTGATTCTACGGTGATCCTCCAGTCCACCACCTTTAATGTGTGTAATCACGCGACTGGCTGATCCCCCACAGGCCAAGCTGCCGATTGGTTCACTCATTGTTGTTTGGCCTCAGGCTACAGGAGGAGGCGACTGTGACCATGGAGGCCCTGCAGAATGCGGGCATGAAGGTGTGGGTGCTGACGGGGGACAAGATGGAGACCGCCAAGTCCACCTGCTATGCCTGCCGGCTCTTCCAGAGGCGCACGGAGCTCTTGGAGTTGACAGTGCGCACCCTGGAGGCCGGAGGCCAGAAATGTGAAGGGCGGCTCCACGAGCTCCTGCTGGACTACCACAGGAGGGCAGTGCAGGATGCACCTCCTGCGAAGGGAGGAGTCAGCAGGTGGGCAGAGGCTGGGGAAGGGCGGCTTGAGTTACAGGACACGCCCACCGCCACTAAAGTCCTCCAAAGAGTGTAGCTTTAGCTGTGTCGGGACACGTGGTGATGTGCTGCGTACTGCCTGGTAGGAGCTGGTCCTCGGCCGTCCAGGACTACGGCTTCATCATCGACGGAGCCACGCTCTCCCTGCTGCTGAAGCCCCCGTCTAGCCGCTACACAAGCTTGTTCCTCGAGATCTGCCAGAACTGCGCGGCCGTGCTGTGCTGCCGCATGGCACCTCTGCAGAAGGCTCAGGTGTGCGGGCTGTGGGCGAGGCTCTGTGCAATGTGGGTGGGCTCTGTGTCcagtgtgggggtgtggccacAGCATTGGGGGGCGGGGTCATATATGGACATGAGGTTTTGAAGGTCTCTTGCTGTGCTCTTCTGCAGATAGTGAGGCTGGTGAAGAACACGAAAGGGAGCCCTATCACCCTGTCAGTGGGTGATGGTGCCAATGATGTCAGCATGATCCTGGAGGCACACGTGGGCATTGGTAAGCTGGCCCCTGGAACACAGCACTGGTAGCACTGGTAGCACTGGTAGCTGTGTCCTTCAGCTTTCAAGTTTTTACTGTTGAACACAGTAAAAGCAtgaacacagtgaaattcttgtgccaCGGCTGTACCATTAGGTCATGTGGTCATATGACCTTTGTCATCTTCCTTGAGCACTGATAGAGATTATGGGCCCTATGAAAGGCATATcgtattgcccccccccctccccaacccaaaCCAATCCAAttcaaattttttagggccccttggaatcatcctaaacTCCCCCCCCCTACGGCGCCCCCCGCAGGCTGGTTTGGGTGGCCTCTGCCTCAGTCTCTCCCTGTCCTCTCCCCCGGTGACCACGGCTCTCTTCCCCAGGTATAAAGGGCAACGAGGGCCGGCAGGCCGTCCGGAACAGTGACTACGCCGTCCCCAAGCTGAAGCACCTGAGGAAGCTGCTGCTGGGCCACGGGCACCTGTACTACGTCCGCATCGCCCAGCTGGTGCAGTACTTCTTCTACAAGGTACAGCTGGGCCAGGGCCTGAGGCTGGGTCCGTCCCGGAGACCCTGTACATGTCAGTGCCGTGAAGAGACCCTGGGGGGTTTGTCTCACTGTGATCTCACTGTGATCTCACTGTGATCTCACTGATGATGTTCACATTGCAGAACCTCTGTTTCATCTTGCCCCAGTTCCTCTACCAGTTCTTCTGCGGATATTCACAGCAGGTGAGTCAGAGGTGTATGACCAAGGCAGCAAACCTCCTGTGGAGGAATTTCCACCTGCCATTGTCTTctttattcctgcatctgataAGGAGTTACACTTTTTCCCCCCTCTTATTCTGGCTCCCTTTCCACGCCCCCAGCCCCTCTACGATGCCGCTTACCTGATGATGTACAACATCTGCTTCACTTCCATGCCCATCCTGGCATACAGCCTCTTCGAGCAGCACATCTGTATTGAAATCCTGATGGACAATGCCATACTGTACAGGTAGGGGGCAGTGAATGCATGGCTCCGATTGGAGTCTACGTCTAACAGTTGTCACGCTATAAAAAGGACATCGCTCTATGTTCAGATGATAGTGGCACTCCGCTTTCCGCTCTCCGCAGCTGCCATGTGGCTGAACATGATCGTTACAGTAACAAACACTTACAGTGGTTTCAGATGTAAATATATGCGATGAGTCAGCATTGTCACATATTCGaattaggggtggagccgaacccgaatacggtattcggaaaggcacaaataatgtgttttttacgaatacttatttcgaacaaatacttaaaaaaatatttgtattcgggaacaagaaaaactttatatcaaaaagctgcgtttcctcttgagaccgcagtgcatgcccggaagagtgagtgagtgagttcaggagttggggggggagtaaaagaggtgactgacacaggctgctccacacagcaacagagaaggctcggctgagacttaactgtatcactatttttgttgaatagatttttgtaccttaactgggttccggaggcagtttataactttcgggaagcggagtttgattgggagattattccattacgctgcattattgacgtctgcaatcaggtgctctcatgttcgctctgtttacgtagctctgttagctcggtaatttagacaataggctgttgacagagtaacgttaacgtttggttaaaaaggttaaaac from Paramormyrops kingsleyae isolate MSU_618 chromosome 10, PKINGS_0.4, whole genome shotgun sequence encodes the following:
- the LOC111835043 gene encoding phospholipid-transporting ATPase 11C-like isoform X3, whose amino-acid sequence is MIRRGLDRLLGRGEGRADSRTVYVGHGAWSPAQPFTPPRYCDNRIVSSKYTLWNFLPKNLFEQFRRIANFYFLIIFLVQVIVDTPTSPVTSGLPLFFVITVTAIKQGFEDWLRHKADNEVNKYPVTVLDGGRSTRKESEKIRVGDVVEVLEDETFPCDLVLLQSSRDDGTCYVTTASLDGESNHKTHYTVPDIETDLQLLNATLECEQPQPDLYKFVGRMYIRREGQEPAVRSLGPENLLLKGATLKNTSKISGVAVYTGMETKMALNYQGKSQKRSVVEKSINCFLVVYLCILLSKALVCTTLKYVWQRQPGQDEPWYNQKTQKEKDTDLYLKMFTDFLSFMVLFNFIIPVSMYVTVEMQKFLGSSFITWDRDFYDPQIQEGALVNTSDLNEELGQVEHVFTDKTGTLTQNNMEFIECCIDGFQYKYGNCASELDGFCVEDGPVNKLQRKAGREREELFLRALCLCHTVQVKEPGPGLGPVDQVDAAGAVEERGFIASSPDEVALVKGAMRFGFSFLGLDCMKMKIQNRNKEIEEYDLLHVLNFDPVRRRMSVIVKSEAGETLLFCKGADVSIFPRVREEEVMRIRTHVERNATEGYRTLCVAYKQLSTEAFAQADASLREARLALQDREEKLLNIYDQLETGMNLIGATAVEDRLQEEATVTMEALQNAGMKVWVLTGDKMETAKSTCYACRLFQRRTELLELTVRTLEAGGQKCEGRLHELLLDYHRRAVQDAPPAKGGVSRSWSSAVQDYGFIIDGATLSLLLKPPSSRYTSLFLEICQNCAAVLCCRMAPLQKAQIVRLVKNTKGSPITLSVGDGANDVSMILEAHVGIGIKGNEGRQAVRNSDYAVPKLKHLRKLLLGHGHLYYVRIAQLVQYFFYKNLCFILPQFLYQFFCGYSQQPLYDAAYLMMYNICFTSMPILAYSLFEQHICIEILMDNAILYREVARNASLRWGPFLHWTALGIYQGLLFFFGVHCLFRNPALQDNGQVYGNWSFGTIVFTVMVFTVTLKLALDTRHWTWINHLVIWGSLAFYVFFSFFWGGIIWPFLKQQRLYFVFANLLSSVSAWLVIILLILLSLLPEVLLVVLRKPRASHIQQLKMRSSARKHRDFLSNTGVI